The following proteins are co-located in the Prosthecobacter vanneervenii genome:
- a CDS encoding response regulator transcription factor — MRLLIIEDEPDLLSGLSRALRRTGYSVDTAADGDDGLFRALEIDYDAIVLDVMLPHLDGWAVLARLREKKSTPVIMLTARDATRDRVRGFDTGADDYLVKPFELDELLARLRALIRRSAGRATPALEIGALKIDTVARRVTLGGSEVPLKAREYDVLEYLALHRGQVITRTTLYEHLYDESGDTLSNLMDVLIYNLRSKLGRDLITTRRGHGYCIP; from the coding sequence ATGCGCCTCCTCATCATCGAAGACGAGCCGGACCTCCTCTCCGGCCTCAGTCGCGCGCTACGGCGCACGGGCTACTCCGTGGACACGGCCGCCGATGGGGACGACGGGCTCTTCCGCGCGCTGGAGATCGACTACGACGCCATCGTCCTCGATGTCATGCTGCCACACCTCGACGGCTGGGCCGTGCTGGCCCGCCTGCGCGAAAAGAAAAGCACGCCTGTCATCATGCTGACCGCACGCGATGCCACACGCGACCGCGTGCGCGGCTTTGACACCGGGGCGGACGACTACCTGGTGAAACCCTTTGAGCTGGACGAGCTGCTGGCGCGGCTGCGCGCCCTCATCCGCCGCAGCGCCGGGCGCGCCACTCCCGCGCTGGAGATCGGCGCGCTGAAGATCGACACCGTAGCGCGTCGGGTGACCCTCGGCGGCAGCGAGGTGCCGCTCAAGGCGCGCGAATACGACGTGCTCGAGTACCTCGCCCTGCATCGCGGCCAGGTCATCACCCGCACCACGCTCTACGAGCACCTCTATGATGAAAGCGGGGACACGCTCTCCAATCTCATGGACGTGCTGATCTACAATCTGCGCAGCAAGCTCGGGCGCGATCTCATCACCACCCGGCGCGGCCACGGCTACTGCATCCCATGA
- a CDS encoding GYF domain-containing protein has protein sequence MHAAYYIAKGQKTLGPCSKDDLRNFLAYGSIRDSDLVKREDEEQWRPVSSLMELQLEGQVVADGLTVLPTRRRVARYRDYHRVPYNQRGGTVLRRLIMGFLFFPPMLWMAAVALYTDHIFRQKKDENGYLIVWGRWVEVLATVLIILNAILWWMLLSYTAWILGPGLAELSKGMGEAADVIKGLFNDLFSK, from the coding sequence GTGCACGCTGCTTACTACATCGCCAAAGGCCAGAAAACTCTCGGCCCCTGCTCCAAGGACGATCTGCGCAACTTCCTTGCGTATGGTTCCATTCGTGACAGCGACCTGGTGAAGCGTGAGGATGAGGAGCAGTGGCGGCCGGTTTCCAGTCTGATGGAGCTGCAGCTGGAGGGGCAGGTGGTGGCGGACGGACTGACGGTGCTGCCCACGCGCCGCCGCGTGGCGCGCTACCGGGACTATCATCGCGTGCCCTACAATCAGCGCGGAGGCACCGTGCTGCGCCGGCTGATCATGGGCTTTCTCTTTTTCCCGCCGATGCTCTGGATGGCGGCCGTGGCGCTCTACACCGACCACATCTTCCGCCAGAAGAAGGATGAAAACGGCTACCTCATCGTTTGGGGGCGCTGGGTGGAGGTGCTGGCCACGGTGCTGATCATCCTGAATGCCATCCTGTGGTGGATGCTGCTCAGCTACACCGCGTGGATTCTGGGGCCGGGACTGGCGGAGCTTTCCAAGGGAATGGGAGAGGCGGCCGATGTGATCAAGGGGCTGTTTAACGATCTCTTTTCCAAGTAA
- a CDS encoding Gfo/Idh/MocA family protein, with product MKPSLFPNRRTFLRSTAATAGGIFFPNLLIGQDAAAVVKKINVAGIGGAGGKGASDVGIAAEGANIVAICDIDEKRLDDAKKKYPDAKMFTNFREMFDTMGDKIDMCTVSTPDHAHYPAAMEAIKRGKHVCVQKPLVNRIWEANELHEAAKKKGVKTNMGNQGHTKEPIRQLKEWLTAGIVGNVKEIHVWTNRPIWPQGTDAKDIYTGKTAPKPRNKNEAAGAEAPGQAPAHVHWTDWLAQTPDRPYVPGLHPFAWRGSLEFGAGAMGDMGCHIMDGPFWGCELPEPYAIEAEVGDLTDMSWPMWSHVICSFKHAKYGEVKLHWHEGKKDGVPVKPARPDKLDAAYNWDKMIGGFMIIGDEDTILNQGDYCENLQLVGNREKFAKFFKETPKTLERSLAPDKPQLELVRAIEQNKICGSNFDYSVPLTKLCLFGNLAISNPGKVIHWDAAKQTTDNEQANKMIKRAAVRNGWEYSAASI from the coding sequence ATGAAGCCCTCGCTCTTCCCCAACCGTCGTACCTTCCTCCGCAGCACCGCCGCCACCGCAGGCGGCATCTTCTTCCCGAACCTGCTCATCGGCCAGGACGCGGCGGCTGTCGTCAAAAAGATCAACGTCGCCGGCATCGGCGGTGCAGGTGGCAAAGGAGCCTCTGACGTCGGCATCGCCGCTGAAGGCGCCAACATCGTGGCCATCTGCGACATCGACGAAAAGCGCCTCGACGACGCCAAGAAGAAATATCCCGACGCGAAGATGTTCACCAACTTCCGCGAGATGTTCGACACCATGGGCGACAAGATCGACATGTGCACCGTCTCCACCCCCGACCACGCGCACTACCCTGCGGCGATGGAGGCCATCAAGCGCGGCAAGCACGTCTGCGTGCAGAAGCCCCTGGTGAACCGCATCTGGGAAGCCAACGAGCTCCACGAAGCCGCCAAGAAGAAGGGCGTGAAGACCAACATGGGCAACCAGGGCCACACCAAGGAGCCCATCCGCCAGCTCAAGGAATGGCTCACCGCAGGCATCGTCGGCAACGTGAAGGAAATCCACGTCTGGACCAACCGCCCCATCTGGCCCCAGGGCACCGACGCCAAGGACATCTACACCGGCAAGACCGCTCCCAAGCCCCGCAACAAGAACGAAGCCGCAGGCGCTGAAGCCCCCGGCCAGGCCCCGGCCCACGTGCATTGGACCGACTGGCTGGCCCAGACCCCGGACCGCCCCTACGTCCCCGGCCTGCACCCCTTCGCCTGGCGCGGCAGCCTGGAATTCGGAGCCGGCGCCATGGGCGACATGGGCTGCCACATCATGGACGGTCCTTTCTGGGGCTGCGAACTTCCCGAGCCCTACGCCATCGAGGCTGAAGTGGGCGATCTCACTGACATGAGCTGGCCCATGTGGTCCCACGTCATCTGCTCCTTCAAGCACGCCAAATACGGCGAGGTGAAACTGCACTGGCACGAAGGCAAGAAAGACGGCGTGCCCGTCAAGCCCGCCCGCCCCGACAAGCTCGACGCCGCCTACAACTGGGACAAGATGATCGGCGGCTTCATGATCATCGGCGACGAGGACACCATCCTCAACCAGGGCGACTACTGCGAAAACCTCCAGCTCGTGGGCAACCGCGAGAAGTTCGCCAAGTTCTTCAAGGAAACGCCCAAGACCCTCGAGCGCTCCCTGGCCCCCGACAAGCCCCAGCTGGAGCTCGTCCGCGCCATCGAGCAGAACAAGATCTGCGGCAGCAACTTCGACTACTCCGTGCCTCTGACCAAGCTCTGCCTCTTCGGCAACCTGGCCATCTCCAACCCCGGCAAGGTCATCCACTGGGACGCCGCCAAGCAGACCACCGACAACGAGCAGGCCAACAAGATGATCAAGCGCGCCGCCGTCCGCAACGGCTGGGAATACAGCGCCGCCAGCATCTAA
- a CDS encoding formylglycine-generating enzyme family protein yields MKTTCLTTLLLLSLTLHAEEKFPIKSGNGISIPSPIDKTMTEVRDGGKTVKIPAGMVYVPAGKFKFGESETRELPAYAIARFEVTNAEFKAFADATQYRGVPRYWKNGTYPEGKANHPVLFVSLNDCQAYCDWVSSKTGWKIVVPSAEQWEKAARGPKGTLYPWGNDKDSSYRGGKLKTHFNYNAVCAAWMLEHEGKTTTTYVEKSQQAGKQGHVEDITTGNGRVFAVTADGGVDAWIDHNTNTGFVNTQIYRDLVDKGGFTTPVGSYPTGVSHYGCHDMAGNAYEWTSSIIVATNGAERGQEVNDVRGGSWYSTGRSGQSLCTGEGRKAGSGYHSVGFRIAMEFK; encoded by the coding sequence ATGAAAACAACCTGCCTGACCACCCTGCTCCTGCTGTCCCTCACGCTTCATGCGGAGGAGAAGTTTCCCATCAAATCCGGCAACGGCATCTCCATTCCGTCTCCCATCGACAAAACGATGACGGAGGTGCGTGATGGCGGCAAAACGGTGAAGATCCCTGCGGGCATGGTGTATGTGCCCGCCGGGAAGTTTAAGTTTGGCGAGAGTGAAACACGTGAGCTGCCGGCGTATGCGATCGCACGCTTTGAAGTGACGAATGCAGAGTTCAAGGCCTTTGCGGATGCCACCCAGTACCGTGGCGTGCCACGGTACTGGAAGAACGGCACCTATCCCGAGGGCAAGGCCAACCACCCTGTGCTCTTTGTCTCGCTGAACGACTGCCAGGCCTACTGCGACTGGGTCAGCAGCAAGACGGGCTGGAAGATCGTGGTGCCCAGCGCGGAGCAGTGGGAGAAGGCCGCACGCGGGCCGAAGGGCACGCTGTACCCCTGGGGCAATGACAAGGACAGCAGCTACCGTGGCGGCAAGCTGAAGACGCATTTCAACTACAACGCCGTGTGCGCCGCGTGGATGCTGGAGCACGAGGGCAAGACGACAACCACGTATGTGGAGAAGTCGCAGCAGGCAGGAAAGCAGGGGCACGTGGAGGACATCACCACGGGCAATGGCAGGGTCTTTGCCGTGACGGCCGACGGCGGTGTGGATGCATGGATCGACCACAACACGAACACCGGCTTTGTGAACACGCAGATCTACCGGGACCTGGTGGACAAGGGCGGCTTTACCACCCCCGTGGGCAGCTACCCCACCGGCGTGAGCCATTACGGATGCCATGACATGGCAGGAAATGCTTATGAATGGACCAGCAGCATCATCGTGGCCACCAACGGGGCCGAGCGCGGCCAGGAGGTGAACGACGTTCGCGGCGGCAGCTGGTACTCCACCGGCCGCAGCGGCCAGAGCCTCTGCACCGGGGAAGGGCGCAAGGCGGGAAGCGGCTACCACAGCGTGGGCTTCCGCATCGCGATGGAGTTCAAGTGA
- a CDS encoding GIY-YIG nuclease family protein, with protein MISSRTPPAMLRAVPPKKKPRKKPATKARPKKKAVKKKWHLYVLRCGDGTLYCGITNDLERRFAMHSAGKGARYTRGRGPLTLLRSWPQKNKSAALKAEISFKRLSRAAKEARLGEE; from the coding sequence TTGATTTCCAGCCGCACGCCGCCTGCTATGCTGCGCGCCGTGCCGCCGAAAAAGAAACCCCGGAAAAAGCCCGCCACCAAGGCCCGCCCCAAAAAGAAGGCCGTCAAAAAGAAGTGGCATCTCTATGTACTGCGCTGTGGCGATGGCACCCTCTACTGCGGCATCACCAACGATCTGGAGCGCCGCTTCGCCATGCACAGCGCGGGCAAAGGCGCACGCTACACCCGGGGGCGCGGCCCGCTGACGCTCCTGCGCTCCTGGCCGCAAAAGAACAAATCCGCCGCCCTGAAGGCTGAAATTTCCTTCAAACGCCTGAGCCGTGCGGCCAAAGAAGCCCGCCTGGGGGAGGAATGA
- a CDS encoding DUF1549 domain-containing protein: MKAIQHLSIFATTLLATIAVQAAPLDTTAASKQVDALLAKGWQKHKIQPNAPVDDATFLRRAYLTVVGRIPTLEEATAFHACQMPDKRAKLVDKLLASEGYVQNFFNYWADVLRAQSQGVAGSTTSQNYLNYIRTALRENKPWDQMARELVSSEGTCFDTGAIGYYMRDRGMPLDNLSNTTRIFLGTRMECAQCHDHPFDKWTQKQFYEMAAFTHNMSSTNYRSQTAEEVQKMIRQDKSLDNDSRDLMRQAITEAVRPLRDTQVVQNKGQLRLPHDYKYKDAKPKDVVPAAVMFGKPVELKKESNPIDEFGRWLTSSENPRFTTIIANRLWKRVFGAGLYEPVDEMMDSSVASNPELMRFLEKQMAEMKYDMKSYLRMLLNTQAFARASTKEVAPGTPYYFQGPVFHRMSAEQVWDSLVTLVSPDPEQSNWSLREREHRDLENRQRLARLLDKTEPALLYEAAKEVSAAMREQNKEFDQLRKELDEARAKEDKVKAREIQRRLGESQRILREQVSKCFYAAAKKSGNQAIQQELAAVSGDGPMEMAMMNLMQDSRVDPKDAPLSPQILATVKADETVLGMKDEKSIKSFENYQRTLHQTWSRAAELPSPAPRGHFLREFGQSDREIIENANDEASVPQALTMMNGSLLSQLTSAWSTLSINLRKAKTNEEKIDTLFLSLYSRKPNAKEKAHMLQTVESYATSKTLWEDITVAALSTQRFIFVE, encoded by the coding sequence ATGAAAGCCATCCAACACCTTTCAATCTTCGCCACCACGCTGCTTGCCACCATCGCCGTGCAGGCTGCTCCGCTGGACACCACCGCCGCCTCCAAGCAGGTCGATGCCCTGCTGGCCAAGGGATGGCAGAAGCACAAGATCCAGCCGAATGCGCCGGTGGATGATGCCACCTTTCTGCGCCGTGCCTACCTGACGGTGGTGGGCCGCATCCCCACGCTGGAGGAGGCCACCGCCTTCCATGCCTGCCAGATGCCGGACAAGCGCGCCAAGCTGGTGGACAAGCTGCTGGCCAGCGAAGGCTACGTGCAGAATTTTTTCAACTACTGGGCCGATGTGCTGCGCGCGCAGAGCCAGGGTGTGGCAGGCAGCACCACCTCGCAGAACTACCTGAACTACATCCGCACCGCGCTGCGTGAAAACAAGCCCTGGGACCAGATGGCCCGCGAGCTGGTGAGCAGCGAGGGCACCTGCTTTGACACTGGCGCCATCGGCTACTACATGCGCGACCGTGGCATGCCGCTGGACAATCTCTCCAACACCACGCGCATCTTTCTCGGCACGCGCATGGAGTGCGCCCAGTGCCACGACCACCCCTTTGACAAGTGGACGCAGAAGCAGTTTTACGAGATGGCGGCCTTCACGCACAACATGAGCTCCACCAACTACCGCTCCCAGACGGCGGAGGAGGTGCAGAAGATGATCCGCCAGGACAAGTCGCTGGACAATGATTCGCGCGATCTCATGCGCCAGGCCATCACCGAGGCGGTGCGCCCGCTGCGCGACACGCAGGTGGTGCAAAACAAAGGCCAGCTGCGCCTGCCGCATGACTACAAGTACAAGGACGCCAAGCCCAAGGACGTGGTGCCCGCTGCTGTGATGTTTGGCAAGCCGGTGGAGCTCAAGAAGGAGTCCAACCCGATCGATGAATTTGGCCGCTGGCTGACCTCGTCTGAAAATCCGCGCTTCACCACCATCATTGCGAACCGTCTGTGGAAGCGTGTGTTTGGCGCAGGCCTGTATGAGCCGGTGGACGAGATGATGGACAGCAGCGTGGCCTCCAATCCCGAGCTGATGCGATTCCTGGAAAAGCAGATGGCGGAGATGAAGTATGACATGAAGTCCTACCTGCGCATGCTGCTGAACACGCAGGCCTTCGCCCGCGCCAGCACGAAGGAAGTGGCACCCGGCACGCCCTACTACTTCCAGGGCCCTGTCTTCCACCGCATGAGTGCAGAGCAGGTGTGGGACTCGCTGGTGACCCTCGTGAGCCCGGACCCCGAGCAGTCCAACTGGAGCCTGCGTGAGCGCGAGCACCGCGATCTGGAAAACCGCCAGCGCCTGGCCCGCCTGCTGGACAAGACGGAGCCCGCGCTGCTCTATGAGGCCGCCAAGGAAGTGTCCGCCGCCATGCGCGAGCAGAACAAGGAGTTTGACCAGCTGCGCAAGGAGCTGGACGAAGCCCGCGCCAAGGAGGACAAGGTGAAGGCCCGCGAGATCCAGCGCCGCCTGGGCGAAAGCCAGCGCATCCTGCGCGAGCAGGTGAGCAAGTGCTTCTACGCCGCCGCCAAGAAGTCCGGCAACCAGGCCATCCAGCAGGAGCTGGCCGCCGTGAGCGGAGACGGTCCCATGGAAATGGCGATGATGAATCTCATGCAGGACAGCCGCGTGGACCCGAAAGACGCGCCGCTGAGCCCGCAGATCCTGGCCACCGTGAAGGCGGACGAAACCGTGCTGGGCATGAAGGATGAGAAGAGCATCAAGAGCTTTGAAAACTACCAGCGCACGCTGCACCAGACCTGGAGCCGCGCCGCCGAGCTGCCCTCTCCTGCACCGCGCGGACACTTCCTGCGCGAGTTTGGCCAGAGCGACCGCGAGATCATCGAAAATGCCAACGATGAAGCCAGCGTGCCGCAGGCGCTGACGATGATGAATGGATCGCTGCTCAGCCAGCTGACCAGCGCCTGGTCCACACTCAGCATCAATCTGCGCAAGGCGAAGACGAATGAGGAGAAGATCGACACGCTCTTCCTCAGCCTCTACTCCCGCAAGCCGAACGCCAAGGAGAAGGCCCACATGCTGCAGACGGTGGAAAGCTACGCCACCTCCAAGACCCTGTGGGAGGACATCACCGTGGCCGCGCTGAGCACGCAGCGCTTCATCTTTGTGGAATAA
- a CDS encoding DUF1501 domain-containing protein — translation MKTPGNDLSRRTVMTRMAQSCLGVGLLPSMEHLFSSKAFAVGEGSATAKQAATARNVIFLYMTGGQSHLDTWDPKPDNKEVAGPVKAIKTSADGVQISEYLPRMAKQMHHACVINSMATNTAAHEQANYFMHTSFGLRSTIKHPGMGAWLSFFQGPGNPALPPYVYVGNDSRHPGAGFFAKKHGPLMVNNPEAGLQNVTPQKGVTDERFGMRRELAHSLDAEFQGKWDTRGVKAYADVYDDAVRLMKSEDLVAFDLTKEPDAVRQAYGKDTFGQGCLLARRLVEHGVRFIEVSLGSWDTHVANFINTPQLCNTLDTALAALISDLEHRGMLDSTMIVVSSEFGRTPKINQNQGRDHYPIFSSVIVGGGIKGGIKYGATTPDGSGIAADKVGPPDLNATIGYALGLPLDQVIYSPSKRPFTVADKGQPLTHLFA, via the coding sequence ATGAAAACGCCTGGCAATGATCTCTCCCGCCGCACAGTGATGACACGCATGGCGCAGTCCTGCCTCGGAGTGGGGCTGCTGCCCTCCATGGAGCATCTCTTCTCCAGCAAGGCCTTCGCCGTGGGTGAAGGCAGCGCCACCGCCAAGCAGGCGGCCACTGCACGCAATGTCATCTTCCTCTACATGACCGGCGGCCAGAGCCATCTGGACACCTGGGATCCGAAGCCGGACAACAAGGAAGTGGCGGGCCCGGTGAAGGCCATCAAGACCAGCGCCGATGGCGTGCAGATCAGCGAGTACCTGCCGCGCATGGCCAAGCAGATGCATCACGCCTGCGTGATCAACTCCATGGCCACCAACACCGCCGCGCATGAGCAGGCCAACTACTTCATGCACACGAGCTTTGGTCTGCGCAGCACCATCAAGCACCCCGGCATGGGCGCGTGGCTGAGCTTCTTCCAGGGCCCCGGCAATCCGGCGCTGCCGCCGTATGTGTATGTGGGCAATGACAGCCGCCATCCCGGCGCGGGCTTCTTTGCCAAGAAGCACGGCCCGCTGATGGTGAACAACCCCGAGGCAGGTCTGCAGAACGTGACGCCGCAGAAGGGCGTGACGGACGAGCGCTTTGGCATGCGCCGCGAGCTGGCGCATTCGCTGGATGCGGAATTTCAGGGCAAATGGGACACCCGTGGTGTCAAAGCCTACGCCGATGTGTATGACGATGCCGTGCGCCTCATGAAGAGCGAGGACCTCGTGGCCTTTGATCTGACCAAGGAACCCGACGCCGTGCGCCAGGCCTATGGCAAGGACACCTTTGGCCAGGGCTGCCTGCTGGCACGCCGTCTGGTGGAGCATGGAGTGCGCTTCATCGAGGTGAGCCTGGGCAGCTGGGACACCCACGTGGCCAATTTCATCAACACGCCGCAGCTCTGCAACACGCTGGACACCGCGCTGGCCGCGCTGATCTCCGACCTGGAGCACCGTGGCATGCTGGACAGCACCATGATCGTGGTCTCGTCCGAGTTTGGCCGCACGCCGAAGATCAATCAGAATCAGGGCCGCGATCACTACCCCATCTTCTCCTCCGTCATCGTCGGCGGCGGGATCAAGGGGGGCATCAAATACGGTGCCACCACGCCGGACGGCTCCGGCATCGCTGCGGACAAAGTGGGCCCGCCCGACCTCAATGCCACCATCGGCTACGCCCTCGGCCTGCCGCTGGACCAGGTGATCTACTCGCCCAGCAAGCGCCCGTTTACCGTGGCCGACAAAGGCCAGCCGCTCACGCATTTGTTTGCGTGA
- a CDS encoding alanine/glycine:cation symporter family protein, translated as MDFAKIAADLSGFVWGAPLIILLFGTHLFLTVRTGFIQRHLMQAIRISFSRHKEGEGDVSQFGALMTALAATIGTGNIIGVAGAVATGGPGAVLWMWLTGVFGIATKYSEAVLAVKYRITMPDGSMAGGPMYALERGLGQKWLGVVFAVFTCIAAFGIGNMTQANSIVEMLIERVKPESVTQLRWIAGGVMAALTAAVVLGGVKSIAKVCGLLVPVMAVGYVLGCALILIKNYAVLPQTFLDIWNGAWSGQAAVGGFVGAGLKEVARAGIARGLFSNESGLGSAPIVAAAAQTRNPVRQALVSSTATFWDTVVVCLMTGLVVVSSGHWKDGLPKAALTSAAFNDLHTWGPYILMFGLMTFVFSTILGWGYYGEKAAEYLFGTRSVKPYRILWVLAVLFGSVQPAQAVWDFADAANGLMALPNLICLICLSGVIVSETRTHKHELTGKE; from the coding sequence ATGGACTTTGCCAAAATTGCCGCCGACCTCTCCGGTTTTGTCTGGGGTGCCCCGCTGATCATCCTGCTGTTTGGCACGCATCTTTTCCTCACCGTGCGCACGGGCTTCATTCAGCGGCATCTGATGCAGGCCATCCGCATCTCGTTCTCGCGGCACAAGGAAGGGGAGGGAGATGTGTCCCAGTTTGGCGCGCTGATGACGGCGCTGGCCGCGACCATTGGCACGGGCAATATCATCGGCGTGGCGGGTGCGGTGGCCACGGGCGGACCGGGCGCGGTGCTGTGGATGTGGCTCACGGGCGTGTTTGGCATCGCCACCAAGTATTCAGAGGCCGTGCTGGCGGTGAAGTATCGCATCACCATGCCAGATGGCAGCATGGCGGGCGGACCCATGTATGCGCTGGAGCGCGGGCTGGGGCAGAAGTGGCTGGGCGTGGTGTTTGCCGTCTTCACCTGCATCGCCGCCTTTGGCATTGGCAACATGACGCAGGCCAACAGCATCGTGGAGATGCTCATTGAGAGAGTGAAACCAGAATCCGTCACTCAGCTGCGCTGGATCGCGGGTGGTGTGATGGCCGCCCTCACGGCAGCCGTGGTGCTGGGCGGGGTGAAGAGCATCGCCAAAGTATGCGGTCTGCTGGTGCCAGTGATGGCCGTGGGCTATGTGCTGGGCTGCGCGCTGATCCTGATCAAAAACTACGCAGTGCTGCCGCAGACCTTTCTGGACATCTGGAATGGTGCGTGGAGCGGGCAGGCGGCGGTGGGTGGTTTTGTGGGAGCGGGGCTGAAAGAGGTGGCGCGCGCGGGCATCGCACGCGGTCTGTTTTCCAATGAGTCCGGCCTGGGCTCCGCGCCCATCGTGGCAGCGGCGGCGCAGACGCGCAATCCGGTGCGTCAGGCGCTGGTGAGCAGCACGGCCACCTTTTGGGATACGGTGGTGGTGTGCCTCATGACCGGTCTGGTGGTGGTGAGCAGCGGCCACTGGAAGGACGGGCTGCCCAAGGCCGCGCTGACCAGCGCCGCCTTCAATGACCTGCACACCTGGGGGCCGTACATCCTCATGTTTGGTCTCATGACCTTCGTTTTCTCCACCATTCTCGGCTGGGGCTACTATGGCGAAAAAGCGGCGGAGTATCTCTTTGGTACACGCTCGGTGAAGCCCTACCGCATCCTCTGGGTGCTGGCGGTGCTGTTTGGCTCGGTGCAGCCTGCGCAGGCGGTGTGGGACTTTGCCGATGCGGCGAATGGCCTCATGGCTCTGCCAAATCTGATCTGCCTCATCTGCCTGAGCGGGGTGATCGTGAGTGAAACACGCACGCACAAGCACGAGCTGACTGGCAAGGAGTGA
- a CDS encoding sensor histidine kinase, with product MIFTRSIRWRIQAWHALLLTIVIAGFGITAHRLVSMQKLREVDLQLQAQVAQLGIAFPPVPARDHHARPPPRPGISVTDQITASGTYYIVWNADGSEQARSPNAPAALRHPSADQEGGSTVGGDRHAVHFTGAGRCFLAGRRITAELDAQRQLAWYLLVAGGGVLALGLAGGGWLAARAIRPIQVISETAEKIATGTLSQRIPPVSDDELGRLAAVLNATFSRLEAAFAHQARFTADAAHELRTPVAAVLMHAENGLAAEPLTEEQREAFAACRRASQRMKQLIGALLELSRLDAGQEPMRQEPCGLDQIAQDCLDLVETLAQARHITLAHELKPAPCRGDAGRLGQVVINLLSNAIAHARSSIRICTRCEMGRAILSVHDDGPGVAQEHLAHLFDRFYRADASRTDAEHHGLGLAISKAIIDAHGGEISVANNDEGHGAIFTIALRAAE from the coding sequence ATGATTTTCACCCGCTCCATCCGCTGGCGCATCCAGGCCTGGCACGCCCTGCTGCTCACCATCGTCATCGCAGGCTTTGGCATCACCGCGCACCGGCTCGTCTCCATGCAAAAGCTGCGGGAGGTGGACCTGCAGCTCCAGGCGCAGGTGGCGCAGCTCGGCATCGCCTTTCCGCCGGTGCCTGCGCGGGACCACCACGCCAGGCCGCCCCCGCGCCCGGGCATCAGCGTCACCGACCAGATCACCGCCAGCGGCACCTACTACATTGTGTGGAATGCCGATGGCAGCGAGCAGGCGCGCTCGCCCAATGCCCCTGCGGCCCTCCGCCACCCCTCTGCCGATCAGGAAGGCGGCAGCACGGTGGGGGGAGATCGCCACGCCGTGCACTTCACCGGCGCCGGGCGCTGCTTTCTGGCGGGCAGGCGCATCACTGCCGAGCTGGACGCCCAGCGGCAGCTCGCCTGGTATTTGCTGGTAGCAGGCGGCGGCGTGCTGGCGCTCGGACTCGCCGGAGGCGGCTGGCTGGCCGCGCGTGCCATCCGGCCCATCCAGGTCATAAGCGAGACCGCTGAAAAAATCGCCACAGGCACGCTCTCCCAGCGCATCCCGCCCGTGTCTGATGATGAGCTGGGCAGGCTGGCCGCCGTGCTGAATGCCACCTTCTCCCGCCTGGAGGCCGCCTTCGCTCATCAGGCCCGCTTTACCGCCGATGCCGCGCACGAGCTGCGCACCCCTGTGGCCGCCGTGCTCATGCACGCAGAAAACGGCCTCGCGGCAGAGCCTCTCACCGAGGAGCAGCGCGAGGCCTTTGCAGCCTGCCGCCGCGCCTCGCAGCGCATGAAGCAGCTCATCGGAGCGCTACTCGAACTCTCCCGGCTGGACGCCGGACAGGAGCCCATGCGCCAGGAGCCTTGCGGCCTCGACCAGATCGCCCAGGACTGCCTGGACCTGGTGGAAACACTCGCGCAGGCGCGGCACATCACGCTGGCCCATGAGCTGAAGCCAGCGCCCTGCAGGGGCGATGCCGGGCGTCTGGGGCAGGTCGTCATCAATCTGCTGAGCAATGCCATCGCGCACGCCCGCAGCAGCATCCGCATCTGCACCCGGTGTGAAATGGGACGCGCCATTCTCTCCGTGCACGATGACGGCCCCGGAGTCGCCCAGGAGCATCTGGCGCATCTGTTTGACCGCTTTTACCGCGCCGACGCCTCACGCACCGATGCCGAGCACCACGGCCTCGGCCTGGCCATCAGCAAGGCCATCATCGATGCCCACGGCGGCGAGATCTCCGTGGCCAACAATGACGAAGGTCACGGAGCCATCTTCACCATCGCCCTGAGGGCGGCGGAGTGA